A region from the uncultured Draconibacterium sp. genome encodes:
- a CDS encoding response regulator: protein MKKKAIVCVDDESIILDSLGEQIRNMFGNEYLYESAENAAEGLEVIEELAEEDIDVLVIVSDWLMPGQKGDEFLIDVHKKFPKIVKVMLTGQADESAVNNAINNADLHAYLTKPWSAQDLEKVIKTGLVKIEKYGSDE from the coding sequence ATGAAAAAGAAAGCGATAGTTTGTGTTGACGATGAAAGTATAATTCTGGACAGCCTTGGAGAACAGATAAGAAATATGTTTGGCAACGAATACCTTTATGAATCGGCGGAAAATGCGGCCGAAGGACTGGAGGTTATTGAAGAGCTTGCAGAAGAAGATATTGATGTGCTTGTGATTGTTTCTGACTGGTTAATGCCAGGACAAAAAGGCGACGAATTTCTTATTGATGTTCATAAAAAATTTCCTAAAATCGTGAAGGTTATGTTAACGGGGCAGGCCGACGAATCGGCTGTTAACAATGCCATAAACAATGCCGATTTACATGCCTATCTAACCAAGCCCTGGTCGGCACAGGATTTAGAGAAAGTGATAAAAACGGGCTTAGTAAAAATTGAAAAATACGGATCAGATGAATAA
- a CDS encoding alpha/beta hydrolase, whose product MKLISFLILATIFSSITMAQDKVLKVWPNGAPNDNGMTEPEEKYDGVRVRNVSEAQMYVFLPEAENNTGAGVIICPGGGYRIEAMDHEGYDIARFLQKKGIAGIVLKYRLPYGHHEVPGSDARQAIRMVRANAKEWGIDSDKIGIAGSSAGGHLASTAGTVFDYGDQTSTNPVARQSCRPDFMLLLYPVITMNEKYSHIGSRENLIGKGHDKELVRKYSNELNVGAETPPTFLVLADDDKAVVPQNSIAFYTQLKKYNVPAEMHIFAEGGHGFGIRETGLPAAEWPELFCTWLQAQKFID is encoded by the coding sequence ATGAAATTGATTAGTTTTTTAATTCTTGCAACTATCTTTTCTTCAATAACAATGGCCCAGGATAAAGTACTGAAGGTATGGCCAAACGGTGCGCCAAATGATAACGGGATGACAGAACCGGAAGAAAAGTACGACGGAGTGCGGGTACGTAATGTCTCGGAGGCTCAGATGTATGTGTTTTTGCCTGAAGCTGAAAATAACACTGGTGCCGGGGTTATTATTTGCCCTGGAGGGGGGTATAGAATTGAAGCAATGGATCATGAGGGATACGATATCGCCCGGTTTCTGCAAAAGAAGGGGATTGCCGGAATTGTCTTGAAATACCGCCTCCCGTATGGACACCACGAGGTGCCGGGTAGCGATGCCCGACAGGCAATTCGCATGGTACGGGCCAATGCTAAAGAGTGGGGAATAGATTCGGATAAAATCGGAATAGCCGGATCATCGGCCGGAGGGCATCTGGCATCTACAGCAGGAACTGTTTTTGATTATGGCGACCAGACCAGCACAAATCCGGTAGCCCGGCAGAGTTGCCGACCCGATTTTATGTTGCTATTGTACCCGGTTATTACAATGAATGAAAAATATAGTCACATTGGCTCGCGTGAAAATCTAATTGGAAAAGGACACGATAAAGAATTAGTTCGAAAATACTCGAACGAATTAAATGTGGGAGCAGAAACACCACCTACTTTTTTGGTACTGGCCGACGACGATAAGGCTGTTGTGCCGCAAAATTCTATTGCATTTTATACCCAGCTTAAAAAGTATAATGTACCTGCAGAAATGCACATTTTTGCTGAAGGTGGTCATGGTTTTGGAATTCGTGAAACAGGCTTACCGGCAGCCGAATGGCCCGAGTTATTTTGCACCTGGTTACAAGCACAAAAATTTATAGATTAA
- a CDS encoding hybrid sensor histidine kinase/response regulator, translating to MNKQTIICVDDEEIILDAIQEQLQASFGEEYNIETSDSGEDALEFFKELLDEGQQVPVVISDYIMPGMKGDELLKEIHKLSPDSLKILLTGQASIEGISNAINNAQLYRFISKPWDKNDLVLTVKEAVKSFFQEVKIRKQNKELLELNASLEEQVIERTEELRKANAAKDKFFSIIAHDLKSPFNALLGLSDAMLENWDIFPDEDKLDFVMDINKASKNTYTLLQNLLEWSRSQTGKVVVEPSEINPKNIVQNNIDVLKQHADSKEIKIVNKVDDSVRCYADENMISTVFRNLISNAIKFTNINGNITVTSSTNHELISFCISDDGIGMDEKTKNELFNLSSKTQRFGTSHESGTGLGLHLCKEFVEKNGGTISVTSKENEGSTFCFTLPLSN from the coding sequence ATGAATAAGCAAACCATAATTTGCGTTGATGATGAAGAAATAATTCTTGACGCTATACAGGAACAGCTTCAGGCATCGTTTGGAGAGGAGTATAATATTGAAACATCAGACAGTGGAGAGGACGCATTAGAGTTTTTTAAAGAATTACTTGATGAAGGGCAACAGGTACCTGTAGTTATTTCGGATTACATAATGCCCGGAATGAAAGGAGATGAGTTGCTTAAGGAGATTCATAAACTTTCGCCCGACTCGTTAAAAATATTACTTACGGGACAGGCCAGTATCGAAGGAATTAGTAATGCCATAAATAATGCTCAGCTTTATCGGTTTATCTCTAAACCATGGGACAAAAATGATTTGGTTTTAACGGTAAAGGAAGCCGTTAAAAGTTTTTTCCAGGAAGTAAAAATCCGAAAACAAAATAAAGAATTGCTTGAACTGAATGCCTCGTTGGAAGAACAAGTGATTGAGCGAACCGAAGAACTGCGAAAAGCTAATGCTGCAAAAGATAAATTCTTTTCGATAATTGCCCACGACCTAAAAAGTCCGTTTAATGCGTTACTTGGCCTCTCGGATGCCATGCTCGAAAACTGGGATATCTTTCCGGATGAAGACAAATTGGATTTTGTAATGGACATCAACAAAGCCTCGAAAAATACCTACACATTATTGCAAAATTTGTTGGAATGGTCGCGCTCACAAACCGGCAAGGTGGTTGTTGAGCCATCGGAAATTAACCCAAAAAATATTGTTCAAAACAACATCGATGTTTTAAAACAACATGCTGACTCAAAAGAAATAAAAATTGTAAACAAAGTGGATGACTCCGTAAGATGTTATGCCGATGAAAACATGATATCAACAGTGTTCAGAAACTTAATTTCAAACGCCATAAAATTTACAAATATAAATGGCAACATTACCGTTACCAGCAGCACCAACCACGAATTAATAAGCTTTTGTATATCGGATGATGGTATTGGAATGGATGAAAAAACCAAAAACGAACTGTTTAACCTGAGTAGCAAAACCCAACGGTTTGGCACCTCGCATGAAAGCGGAACGGGTTTGGGGTTGCACCTTTGCAAAGAGTTTGTTGAGAAAAACGGTGGTACAATTTCGGTAACAAGCAAAGAAAATGAGGGCAGTACTTTTTGTTTTACACTGCCTTTATCGAATTAA
- a CDS encoding aminopeptidase P family protein produces MKSEIRKRLVALRAVMQKSGIDAWYISGTDPHSSEYLPIRWQTRQFISGFTGSYGMLVVTQKDAALWTDSRYFLQAEEQLEGTGIVMQKLRVPEAVLPEQWILEKLPAESRVGVDTQTISADGFRQFENVLKKGNIALVATGDLFEQIWQNRPDFPANEVFEFELKYTGLSRKEKQEQLITATTKAGANYHLITMLDELAWQFNLRGSDILYNPVFCAYALVGKNKSYLFVNKNKLNDKTLDSLHNDGVEVLDYEQFYDFLSELNGQKIYLDANTANFAAFSNIRLKNEIVEGTSIVSLLKAKKNPVELEGFRTAMLKDGVALVEFLFWLKQTVGKSAVSEYTIGEKLKECRAKQEGFMGESFPPIVGYKEHGAIVHLSVTPNNALPVKADGILLFDSGGQYFDGTTDITRTVALGRISEQQRIDYTLVLKGMMALSMAKFPYGTKGCHLDILARQPLWQNGMNYGHGTGHGVGHFLNVHEGPMAIRQEYNENMIEPGHVLSNEPAFYREGQYGIRTENMIVCKEMEETQYGRFLGFETLTLCPIDLELIKTDLLSFEETQWLNKYHQMVNQKLKPCLAKEYHEFLDELTQQI; encoded by the coding sequence ATGAAATCTGAAATAAGGAAACGACTGGTGGCGCTGCGTGCTGTAATGCAAAAATCAGGGATCGATGCCTGGTATATTTCAGGAACTGATCCGCATTCAAGCGAATATTTACCGATTCGCTGGCAAACACGTCAGTTTATTTCGGGTTTTACCGGCTCGTACGGAATGTTGGTTGTAACGCAAAAAGATGCTGCTTTGTGGACCGATTCCCGCTATTTCCTTCAGGCTGAGGAACAATTAGAAGGAACTGGTATTGTTATGCAGAAACTTCGGGTTCCGGAAGCGGTACTGCCGGAACAATGGATTCTGGAGAAATTACCGGCAGAAAGCAGGGTAGGGGTTGACACACAAACGATATCTGCCGATGGATTTAGACAGTTCGAAAATGTCTTAAAAAAGGGAAATATTGCTTTAGTAGCTACAGGTGATCTGTTTGAACAAATATGGCAGAACAGGCCAGATTTTCCGGCTAATGAGGTTTTTGAATTCGAGCTAAAATATACCGGTTTATCAAGAAAAGAAAAACAAGAGCAGTTAATTACTGCAACAACTAAGGCTGGTGCCAACTATCACCTGATTACGATGCTTGATGAGCTGGCCTGGCAGTTTAATCTGCGTGGATCTGATATTTTGTATAACCCGGTGTTTTGTGCCTATGCCTTGGTGGGTAAAAACAAGAGTTATTTGTTTGTAAATAAAAATAAGCTCAACGATAAAACACTTGACAGTTTGCACAACGATGGTGTTGAAGTTCTGGATTATGAACAGTTTTATGACTTTTTATCAGAACTAAATGGTCAGAAAATATACCTTGATGCCAACACAGCTAACTTTGCTGCTTTTTCAAATATCAGGTTAAAGAATGAAATTGTAGAAGGAACATCTATTGTGTCGTTACTAAAAGCTAAAAAGAATCCGGTGGAACTTGAAGGTTTTAGAACAGCGATGTTAAAAGATGGTGTTGCTTTGGTGGAGTTTTTATTCTGGTTAAAACAGACAGTAGGTAAATCCGCAGTTTCAGAATATACAATTGGAGAGAAGTTAAAAGAATGCCGGGCAAAACAAGAAGGATTTATGGGGGAGAGTTTTCCTCCAATTGTGGGGTACAAAGAACATGGGGCAATTGTACATTTAAGCGTGACCCCCAACAATGCTTTGCCTGTTAAGGCCGATGGTATTTTGTTGTTTGATTCGGGAGGGCAGTATTTTGATGGAACGACCGATATTACCAGAACAGTTGCCCTGGGACGGATATCGGAACAGCAACGAATAGATTATACGCTGGTGTTAAAAGGAATGATGGCTTTATCGATGGCTAAATTCCCGTACGGTACTAAAGGGTGTCATTTAGATATTCTGGCACGTCAGCCTTTATGGCAAAACGGCATGAATTACGGCCATGGAACCGGGCATGGGGTTGGCCATTTTTTAAATGTGCATGAAGGACCAATGGCCATTCGACAGGAATACAATGAGAATATGATTGAGCCCGGACACGTTTTGTCGAACGAACCCGCGTTTTATCGCGAGGGGCAATACGGAATTCGGACCGAGAATATGATTGTTTGCAAAGAAATGGAAGAAACTCAATACGGCAGATTTCTTGGTTTTGAAACCTTAACGCTGTGTCCGATCGACTTGGAATTGATAAAAACAGACCTTCTCTCATTTGAAGAGACACAATGGCTTAATAAGTATCACCAAATGGTAAACCAAAAATTAAAGCCCTGTTTGGCAAAAGAATATCACGAGTTTTTAGACGAACTTACCCAGCAAATTTAA
- a CDS encoding NUDIX domain-containing protein, with amino-acid sequence MQATHPLKVIKHCLKCGSVNFTQSGDRSLKCGACGFHFFINSSAAVAALVTDKAGKLMLVTRGVEPNYGKLDLPGGFIDPMETAEQAVKRELKEELALDVKSLQYLTSAPNEYVFSDFSVFTLDMAFVVNDYFTEGLKPMDDILDYKFYAEDELDYKDIPAPSIKNFVQLYFKNLKRTKTK; translated from the coding sequence ATGCAGGCAACACACCCCTTAAAAGTAATTAAGCATTGTTTAAAATGTGGCAGCGTAAATTTTACACAATCAGGAGATAGATCGTTAAAATGCGGTGCTTGTGGTTTTCATTTTTTTATAAACTCGTCGGCGGCAGTAGCTGCATTGGTAACCGATAAGGCCGGAAAATTAATGTTGGTTACGCGCGGTGTTGAGCCAAATTATGGGAAACTTGACCTGCCCGGTGGTTTTATCGACCCTATGGAAACAGCAGAACAGGCAGTTAAACGAGAGTTGAAAGAGGAGTTGGCATTAGACGTGAAATCGCTTCAATATTTGACTTCGGCACCAAACGAGTATGTGTTTTCCGATTTTTCAGTTTTTACGCTGGATATGGCTTTTGTGGTAAACGATTATTTTACCGAAGGATTAAAGCCCATGGATGATATTCTGGATTATAAGTTTTATGCTGAAGACGAACTGGATTATAAGGATATTCCGGCACCATCAATTAAAAATTTTGTTCAACTTTATTTTAAGAACTTAAAGCGCACAAAAACTAAATAA
- a CDS encoding sodium:solute symporter family protein has product MQKEITILLYFLFIIGIGIYSAFSIKKPSDYYVAGKNANFWQVAGSLLATILGGSAIIGTIELSQNTGWPALWFLFSAAIGLFVLAPVSKYVRRYGKYTLPELLGNFFGKKAERFATLIIPLAWLGIVAAQIIAAAKILQSLDFISYEMAAIVATIVFIIYTLLGGQLSILKTDSLQALLIISGLAALVFFSLKSSQTINYEPLQFGSLFNASFSIVDLLVLLLTYSVTFVVGPDIYSRLFCAKKEKTATTAIVVVAFLLIPISFALTYLGVYSGSSNEGIVSFAQHLLPEWAYGLFIAALLSAVMSSADTTLLTSSMILSELFIGDLDHSKSLPLTRWLVIAIGLGSLIIALFITSVIQALLMALAFFSGAFVVPMLFGLLGVKVNRNNIIKAMAIGGVTALLGKTVTLIDYSSIGNIIIISAYFINCTFLLIGKNNSLKTKP; this is encoded by the coding sequence ATGCAAAAAGAAATAACCATACTTCTGTACTTTTTGTTTATTATTGGGATAGGTATTTATTCCGCTTTCAGCATAAAAAAACCATCAGATTATTATGTTGCCGGTAAAAACGCCAATTTTTGGCAGGTAGCCGGCAGTTTACTGGCAACCATACTGGGTGGGTCGGCAATTATTGGCACAATTGAATTAAGTCAGAATACAGGTTGGCCGGCACTTTGGTTTTTGTTTTCTGCCGCTATTGGCTTATTTGTTCTTGCTCCGGTATCAAAATATGTACGCCGTTACGGAAAATACACATTACCCGAATTGCTGGGTAATTTTTTTGGTAAAAAAGCTGAACGTTTTGCAACCCTGATTATTCCTTTAGCCTGGCTGGGCATTGTGGCTGCACAGATTATTGCTGCAGCAAAAATCTTGCAAAGTTTAGATTTTATATCTTATGAAATGGCTGCCATAGTTGCCACGATTGTTTTCATTATTTACACTTTGCTTGGCGGACAGTTAAGTATTCTGAAAACCGATAGCCTACAAGCCCTTTTAATTATTTCGGGTCTGGCAGCACTGGTGTTTTTTTCTTTAAAATCAAGTCAGACCATTAATTATGAGCCACTTCAGTTTGGTTCGCTTTTTAATGCTTCGTTTTCAATTGTTGATTTACTGGTTTTATTGCTCACCTATTCGGTAACTTTTGTGGTTGGTCCGGATATCTATTCCCGGCTATTCTGTGCAAAAAAAGAAAAAACAGCCACAACAGCCATCGTTGTGGTAGCTTTTTTACTTATTCCAATATCTTTTGCCCTAACCTACCTTGGTGTATATTCGGGTAGCAGCAACGAAGGGATTGTTTCCTTTGCACAACATTTACTTCCGGAATGGGCCTACGGTTTATTTATTGCGGCTTTATTATCTGCCGTAATGTCATCAGCCGATACTACCCTGCTTACGTCATCGATGATTTTAAGTGAACTATTCATTGGCGATCTGGATCATTCCAAATCACTACCACTTACCAGGTGGCTGGTAATTGCAATAGGCCTGGGCAGCCTTATTATCGCATTATTCATCACCTCGGTTATTCAGGCGCTTTTAATGGCGCTGGCTTTTTTTTCGGGAGCCTTTGTTGTTCCTATGCTATTTGGCTTATTAGGGGTAAAGGTGAACAGAAACAACATAATTAAGGCAATGGCAATTGGCGGGGTTACAGCTCTTTTGGGTAAAACAGTTACGCTTATTGACTATTCCTCCATTGGAAACATAATTATAATATCGGCGTACTTTATTAATTGCACATTTCTATTAATTGGAAAAAATAATAGTCTCAAAACAAAGCCTTAG
- a CDS encoding ATP-binding protein → MKDGKKYKQLIESLGNEYFFYSHNLAGEYLYISPSVEKVLGYDVEEAKKGLVRHMTESKLNKETIEVLKKSATGEKQKTFQFELYAKNGKIKVIEITESPLYNDNGELISIEGVAHDITRRKEREKTIQKQNEMLKQQTEALEATIADLKRTQSQLVQSEKMRALGNLIAGVAHEINTPIGAINASVDNISRSLDASMENLFVLFTRLSEQELVVFLRIMKMIDQKKPSLTSKEKRFYKKQIKQKLEQAGHTDIFNLTDYLLYLNLYEQVDDVIALLTIKNPGFVLKSIKDIYSVRKNSENIKLAVDKAAKVVFALKRFTHKDQGLAKEKTNLIENIEMVLTLHHNRIKQGIEVVQEYDEIPFISCYPDELVQVWTNLVSNAIQAMNNQGTLSIGIKNLGERVQVSIGDTGCGIPKENHEKIFEPFFTTKKAGEGTGIGLDLVLKIIEKHQANLDFTSEPGKGTTFIVTLPVN, encoded by the coding sequence ATGAAGGACGGAAAAAAATACAAACAGCTGATTGAAAGTCTGGGCAACGAATATTTCTTTTATTCACACAATCTTGCTGGTGAATATCTTTATATAAGCCCATCAGTTGAAAAAGTTCTTGGTTATGATGTTGAAGAGGCCAAGAAGGGTTTGGTAAGGCATATGACTGAGAGCAAACTGAATAAAGAAACCATTGAGGTTTTAAAGAAAAGTGCAACTGGCGAAAAGCAGAAAACATTTCAGTTTGAGTTGTATGCCAAAAACGGAAAAATTAAGGTTATTGAAATAACCGAATCACCCTTGTACAATGATAATGGTGAACTAATCTCAATTGAAGGGGTTGCGCACGATATAACCAGAAGAAAAGAGCGTGAAAAAACCATACAAAAGCAAAACGAAATGCTGAAACAGCAAACCGAGGCTTTGGAAGCAACTATTGCCGATTTAAAACGCACCCAATCGCAACTGGTACAATCAGAAAAAATGCGTGCTCTCGGAAACCTGATTGCCGGTGTCGCCCACGAAATTAACACCCCAATCGGAGCCATTAACGCATCTGTTGACAACATCTCCCGATCGCTTGATGCTTCGATGGAAAATTTATTCGTTCTCTTCACACGTCTGTCGGAGCAAGAACTGGTGGTTTTTCTTCGGATAATGAAGATGATTGACCAGAAGAAACCTTCGCTTACTTCAAAAGAAAAACGTTTTTACAAAAAACAAATCAAACAAAAGCTGGAGCAAGCCGGACATACAGATATATTTAACCTAACCGATTATTTGCTTTATCTTAATTTGTACGAACAGGTTGATGATGTAATTGCGCTGCTCACCATTAAAAACCCGGGATTTGTATTAAAATCAATAAAAGATATTTACTCCGTACGTAAAAACTCGGAGAACATTAAACTGGCGGTTGACAAGGCTGCCAAAGTAGTGTTTGCCCTAAAACGATTTACCCATAAAGATCAGGGATTGGCAAAAGAAAAAACCAATCTTATCGAGAATATTGAAATGGTATTAACACTACATCATAACCGCATAAAACAGGGCATTGAGGTAGTTCAGGAGTACGATGAAATACCATTTATTAGCTGTTATCCCGACGAGTTGGTGCAGGTGTGGACGAACCTTGTTTCCAATGCCATTCAAGCAATGAATAACCAGGGTACCCTTTCAATTGGAATAAAAAACCTGGGAGAACGAGTTCAGGTAAGCATAGGCGATACAGGTTGTGGTATTCCCAAGGAAAACCACGAGAAGATTTTTGAGCCATTCTTTACAACAAAGAAAGCAGGAGAAGGTACCGGGATTGGACTCGACCTGGTTTTAAAAATTATTGAAAAACATCAGGCCAACCTCGATTTTACAAGCGAACCTGGAAAAGGGACAACATTTATTGTTACATTGCCCGTTAATTAA